A genomic region of Eucalyptus grandis isolate ANBG69807.140 chromosome 5, ASM1654582v1, whole genome shotgun sequence contains the following coding sequences:
- the LOC120286325 gene encoding uncharacterized protein LOC120286325 — MQNHWKYCNGNSLSKGFKCCGGIMASEAISPLKIFMSKKNLMINEAPSGSSCNDRGLIKLQASIKDEVFILRCSKASQVMGKSCFSLDLPTLIRPVEHSHAFTQLGFHQGI, encoded by the exons ATGCAGAATCATTGGAAATATTG TAATGGGAATTCTTTATCAAAGGGTTTCAAATGTTGTGGAGGTATAATGGCATCAGAAGCAATTTCTCCTCTGAAGATTTTTATGAGCAAGAAAAACCTGATG ATAAATGAAGCACCCAGTGGAAGTTCATGTAATGACAGAGGGTTAATAAAATTGCAGGCATCCATCAAGGATGAGGTGTTTATCTTGAGATG CTCCAAAGCCTCACAGGTCATGGGTAAATCATGCTTCTCATTAGATCTGCCTACATTGATTCGTCCTGTTGAACACTCTCATGCCTTTACACAACTAG GATTTCATCAAGGGATCTGA